GTTCACATAAAAATTTTCTCCGACTCACTTCAAATTAAATATCTGTCATTCTAAAAACAATTGTGAAGGTTGGAATTATAGTTTTTCCAGGAAGTAATTGTGATCGTGACATGTACCATGTACTAACTGATGTCTTTAATCTTGACGCACAATATTATTGGCATGAGAAATCACTTCCAAAAAATATTGATGCTGTTATTCTCCCAGGTGGATTCTCTTATGGAGATAGGCTTCGGGCAGGCGTAATTGCTGCTCATAGTCCAATCATCAAGGATGTTCAAAAACTGGCAGAAAAGGGTGTTCCAATTTTAGGTGTATGTAATGGATTTCAAATTCTAGTAGAGTCTGGATTATTACCTGGAGTTTTACTGAAAAACAAGTCCCTTAATTTTATGTGTGAGTGGACAAATCTGATTGTTGAAAATAACAAAACTCCGTTTACAAATCAGTTTAAACTTCATCAAAAAATTCCAATCCCTATAGCTAATGGAGAAGGAAGATATTATGCAGATGGTGATGTCCTAAAACAATTAAAGAAAAAAAATCAAATTGTTTTTAGATACAGCCAAATTGTAAATGGTTCTACAGATAGAATTGCAGGAGTATGTAATGAAGCAGGAAATGTTGTTGGCATGATGCCTCATCCTGAAAGAGCAGTTGAACCCGAAATTAATCCCGTTGATAACAAACCTTCTTCACTAATTTTCGAATCACTTTTAGTAAAAATGGGTGTTAGTAATTGAGTTTAGAATCTCATGAACTATCAGAATTAAAATCTAAAATTGGCAGGGACCCAACTTCAACTGAATTACAAATTGTGGCTGCAGAATGGTCAGAGCATTGCTCATACAAATCATCAAAAAAACATCTCAAAATGCTACCAATGACAGGATCTCTAGTGATTAATGAAAAAGGGTATGATTCTGGTGTCCTAGATGTTGGTGGAGGTTATGTTGTAACTGCACATATTGAAAGTCATAACCACCCATCTGCTGTTGAACCGTTTGGAGGGGCAGCAACTGGTGTTGGTGGAGTGATTAGAGATATTTTATCTGCAGGAACAAGGCCTATTGCAATCTTTGATGGTTTGCGTTTTGGCAATATTGAAAAAGATCAACAAGCAAGATGGCTTTTCAAGAATGCTGTTAGCGGCGTTGCAGCATATGGCAATTGTTTGGGAATTCCTACAATTGGCGGAGAAGTTGAATTTGATGATTGTTATCAAAACTATGCACTAGTTGATGTTGCAGCCATCGGGTTTGGTAAAAAAGAGAATTTGATAAAAAATCATGCACAGAAGGGTGATCTTGTTGTGTTGCTAGGTGGTTCTACTGGTAGGGATGGAATAGGTGGTTCTCAATTTGCTTCTGATTCGCTAGAGTCTGAGGATCGTTCTGCAGTACAAATTCCTGATCCTTTTATTGAGAAATTAATCATTGAGGCAGTTTTGGAGGCAAGAAACGAGAAACTAATTCATGCCATGAAAGACCTTGGTGGCGGTGGACTCTCCTGTGCAGTTTCTGAGACTGCAGATGCATTAGACATAGGAATTGAGATGGATGTTCAAAAAGTTCACACTCGTGAGTCTGACATGCGTCCTGATGAAATCATGGTTTCTGAATCTCAAGAAAGAATGTTAATTATTACAGATAAAACAAAATTAAAAAAACTGGAGATCATCTGCAAGAAATTTCATCTCGAATGTTCTGTGATTGGTCATGTCACATCAGATAATCAGATGCATGTAAAAAAAGGTAAAAAGACTTTTGCAAATCTTCCAACTGATGTTGTTGCAAATGCCACGTTACTTGATTTGCCATCAAAAAAACCTGAATATCTAAAAGCAATTGAAACAGAAAAAAAACTCAAAACAATTTCTAATTATTCTAAAACTCTTTTGAAATTACTTGCTTCATCAAACATAGCAAGTAAGATTTGGGTTTATGGACAATATGATCATGAAGTTGGAATTAGAACTGTAATAAAACCTGGAGGCGATGCATCCGTTTTAAGATTAGACAATGGAAAATTTCTTTCAGCAAAGATTGATGGAAATCCAAAACAATGTTACATTAATCCTAGAGAAGGCGCAATAGGCTGCTTTGAAGAGGCATGTAGAAATGTTGTATGCACTGGAGCAAAACCAATTGGAATGCTTGACCATCTTCAATTTGGAAATCCCAAAGATCCTGAAATCTTTTGGACCTTTTTAGAATCATTAAAAGGATTAACTGATTTTGCTAAAGAGTTTAAGATTCCCTGTGTTGGTGGTAAAGTGAGTCTCTACAATGAAACTCCTGCTGGACCAATAAAACCGACACCTGTGATTGGTGTTTTGGGACTAATTGATAAAAAACCACTAATCCCTCAAAGGATTTCTGAAAGTGACTGCCTTGTAATTATCGGCGACACTAAAAATGAAATGGGTGGTTCTGAATACTTTGAATATGTTCACAAATTCATTGGAGGAAAATGCCCTGTTGTGAATTTTTCAGAATCCAAGAAAAACATGAAAACTGTACTTGATGTCATTGATAATGAAATTCTAAAATCTGCCCATGACTGCTCCAAGGGAGGGCTTGCAGTAGCAATATCTGAATTATGCATGAAAAACATGATCGGCTGTAAAATATCTCTGGAAACGGTTCCTGGGGAGAGTCTTG
This genomic window from Nitrosopumilus ureiphilus contains:
- the purL gene encoding phosphoribosylformylglycinamidine synthase subunit PurL; this translates as MSLESHELSELKSKIGRDPTSTELQIVAAEWSEHCSYKSSKKHLKMLPMTGSLVINEKGYDSGVLDVGGGYVVTAHIESHNHPSAVEPFGGAATGVGGVIRDILSAGTRPIAIFDGLRFGNIEKDQQARWLFKNAVSGVAAYGNCLGIPTIGGEVEFDDCYQNYALVDVAAIGFGKKENLIKNHAQKGDLVVLLGGSTGRDGIGGSQFASDSLESEDRSAVQIPDPFIEKLIIEAVLEARNEKLIHAMKDLGGGGLSCAVSETADALDIGIEMDVQKVHTRESDMRPDEIMVSESQERMLIITDKTKLKKLEIICKKFHLECSVIGHVTSDNQMHVKKGKKTFANLPTDVVANATLLDLPSKKPEYLKAIETEKKLKTISNYSKTLLKLLASSNIASKIWVYGQYDHEVGIRTVIKPGGDASVLRLDNGKFLSAKIDGNPKQCYINPREGAIGCFEEACRNVVCTGAKPIGMLDHLQFGNPKDPEIFWTFLESLKGLTDFAKEFKIPCVGGKVSLYNETPAGPIKPTPVIGVLGLIDKKPLIPQRISESDCLVIIGDTKNEMGGSEYFEYVHKFIGGKCPVVNFSESKKNMKTVLDVIDNEILKSAHDCSKGGLAVAISELCMKNMIGCKISLETVPGESLDVDRVLFSESHSRYLLVFDKKNLKKLEDLLKKNNVSFKLIGQFGGDEIRFVKGTKTIIDLRVDRAQKIWLNSLRDLVLHG
- the purQ gene encoding phosphoribosylformylglycinamidine synthase subunit PurQ gives rise to the protein MKVGIIVFPGSNCDRDMYHVLTDVFNLDAQYYWHEKSLPKNIDAVILPGGFSYGDRLRAGVIAAHSPIIKDVQKLAEKGVPILGVCNGFQILVESGLLPGVLLKNKSLNFMCEWTNLIVENNKTPFTNQFKLHQKIPIPIANGEGRYYADGDVLKQLKKKNQIVFRYSQIVNGSTDRIAGVCNEAGNVVGMMPHPERAVEPEINPVDNKPSSLIFESLLVKMGVSN